One window from the genome of Streptomyces sp. NBC_01476 encodes:
- a CDS encoding GTPase, with translation MTTTRSPQAAPAGPGRTGSGDPLGVRADALGELLGLSRTRISSDALAETGELLARIGERRRLSHDHTVVALAGATGSGKSSLFNALAGRDLSAAGMRRPTTAHPVACVWRPAHATGLLDRLGIAPEHRHARRGHLDGPEPAGESGAHCSVGGAAGAGENPWGAEEQSLDGLVLIDLPDHDSAAVGHREQVDGLLRLVDVVVWVLDPEKYADASLHERYLRPLAGHADITVLVLNQVDRLPEDAADLVLDDLRRLLDEDGLAVGEHGEAGAVVLATSALTGQGLPDLRAVLAQIVTERAAAGRRLAADLDRTASRLQPLYVGEGGAGLTDPAREEFIDRLADACGAAAAGQSAERDWSGAAWDACGTPWSRLMGERTGRAGCSRFGRKTHGSHVRVSGRRAGAGAAVQVPAGQGLRDRSAPRPGVPAGRGAGRVPAPTARESASRPVIDEAVRGLAADAARGLPAPWAQAVRGAARRGGEGLPAALDAVVERSRPGPPERPGWWSLAAAVQWLLMALALGGVVCGAGIVSDWIDLAWWPPLAMVVAGGLGGPAVSGICRFAARGPARRYGQGAERLLRDAAADCGRARVLEPVAAELMRYREVREQYAVVAGSAPRLGGQREAGTGGISGTGGAEGSGGLDGCGGSDGSGGFDGLDGFRGTDGPARVDADA, from the coding sequence GTGACCACCACCCGCTCGCCCCAGGCCGCACCAGCCGGACCCGGCAGGACCGGATCCGGCGACCCGCTGGGAGTGCGGGCCGACGCGCTCGGCGAACTCCTCGGCCTGTCCAGAACCAGGATCAGCTCGGACGCTCTCGCCGAGACCGGCGAACTGCTGGCACGTATCGGCGAGCGGCGGCGCCTGTCGCACGACCACACCGTGGTCGCGCTGGCCGGAGCCACCGGCAGCGGGAAGTCCTCCCTCTTCAACGCGCTGGCCGGGCGTGACCTGTCCGCCGCCGGGATGCGACGGCCCACCACCGCACACCCCGTCGCCTGCGTCTGGCGGCCGGCCCACGCCACCGGGCTGCTGGACCGTCTCGGCATCGCCCCCGAGCACCGGCACGCCAGGCGGGGACACCTGGACGGGCCGGAACCGGCGGGGGAAAGCGGAGCACACTGTTCAGTTGGTGGCGCCGCCGGGGCCGGTGAGAACCCCTGGGGCGCCGAGGAGCAGAGCCTCGACGGGCTGGTACTGATCGACCTCCCCGACCACGATTCCGCCGCCGTCGGGCACCGCGAGCAGGTGGACGGCCTGCTGCGGCTGGTCGACGTCGTCGTCTGGGTGCTGGACCCGGAGAAGTACGCCGACGCGAGCCTGCACGAACGCTATCTGCGGCCCCTTGCCGGGCACGCGGACATCACCGTGCTGGTGCTCAACCAGGTCGACCGGCTGCCGGAGGACGCAGCCGACCTGGTCCTCGACGATCTGCGACGGCTGCTCGACGAGGACGGGCTGGCGGTGGGCGAACACGGCGAGGCCGGTGCTGTCGTGCTCGCCACCTCCGCACTCACCGGGCAGGGCCTGCCGGATCTGCGTGCCGTACTGGCCCAGATCGTCACCGAGCGCGCCGCGGCCGGGCGGCGGCTGGCGGCCGATCTGGACCGCACGGCGAGCAGACTCCAGCCGCTCTACGTCGGCGAGGGCGGCGCCGGGCTCACCGATCCGGCGCGCGAGGAGTTCATCGACCGGCTCGCGGACGCGTGTGGTGCGGCCGCTGCCGGTCAGTCGGCGGAAAGGGACTGGTCGGGTGCCGCATGGGACGCGTGCGGCACGCCGTGGAGTCGACTGATGGGGGAACGGACCGGTCGAGCGGGCTGTTCCCGATTCGGCCGGAAAACGCATGGTTCACACGTTCGAGTGAGCGGGCGCCGGGCCGGGGCGGGGGCCGCGGTCCAGGTGCCGGCGGGGCAAGGACTCCGGGACCGGTCAGCACCCCGCCCCGGCGTGCCCGCCGGCCGCGGGGCCGGCCGGGTTCCCGCACCCACCGCACGGGAGTCGGCGTCCCGCCCGGTGATCGACGAGGCGGTCCGGGGGCTGGCCGCCGACGCGGCCCGCGGGCTGCCCGCTCCCTGGGCCCAGGCGGTGCGCGGCGCCGCTCGGCGCGGCGGGGAGGGGCTGCCCGCGGCGCTGGACGCGGTGGTGGAACGGTCCCGGCCGGGACCGCCGGAACGGCCCGGCTGGTGGTCGCTGGCCGCGGCGGTGCAGTGGCTGCTGATGGCGCTGGCGCTGGGGGGCGTGGTGTGCGGGGCGGGGATCGTGTCCGACTGGATCGATCTCGCGTGGTGGCCGCCGCTGGCGATGGTGGTGGCGGGCGGGCTCGGCGGCCCGGCCGTCAGCGGGATCTGCCGGTTCGCGGCGCGCGGGCCGGCCCGGCGGTACGGCCAGGGCGCGGAACGGCTGCTGCGGGACGCGGCGGCGGACTGCGGGCGGGCGCGGGTGCTGGAGCCGGTCGCGGCGGAGCTGATGCGGTACCGGGAAGTGAGAGAGCAGTACGCCGTCGTGGCCGGGTCGGCCCCGCGGCTCGGCGGTCAGCGGGAGGCCGGGACGGGTGGGATCAGCGGGACCGGCGGGGCGGAGGGGTCGGGCGGGCTCGACGGCTGCGGCGGCTCTGACGGTTCTGGCGGCTTTGACGGACTTGACGGATTCCGCGGAACCGACGGGCCGGCCCGGGTGGACGCCGACGCGTAG
- a CDS encoding aldehyde dehydrogenase family protein: protein MSAGADGVYEVVDPATGTVFEKVTMLDAERADAAIARAAAAYPAWRALAPADRGRLLRAFAAAVDGDLENLARLEVRNAGHTIGNARWEAGNVRDVLEYFSAAPERLFGRQIPVAGGIDITFREPLGVVGVIVPWNFPMPIAGWAIAPALAAGNTVVVKPAELTPLTALRLGELALQAGIPEGVLQILPGAGPVVGRRFVDNPQVAKVVFTGSGRVGKEIMAGCAAQVKPVTLELGGKSANIVFADADLERAAAAAPAAVFDNAGQDCCARTRILVERGAFDRFMELLEPAVRDWRVGDPGDPESRMGPLISAAHREKVASYVPDDAPVAFRGTAPEGPGFWFPPTVLAPVTVDAPAFREEIFGPVVTVLLFEDEADAVRIANDTAYGLSGSIWTQNLGRALRVARGVESGNLSVNSHSSVRYSTPFGGFKQSGLGRELGPDALDAFTEVKNVFIATD from the coding sequence ATGAGCGCAGGCGCCGACGGCGTGTACGAGGTGGTCGACCCGGCGACGGGCACCGTCTTCGAGAAGGTCACGATGCTGGACGCCGAGCGGGCCGATGCCGCGATCGCCCGCGCGGCGGCGGCGTATCCGGCCTGGCGGGCGCTGGCGCCGGCGGACCGCGGGCGGCTGCTGCGGGCCTTCGCGGCGGCGGTCGACGGCGACCTGGAGAACCTGGCGCGGCTCGAAGTACGCAACGCCGGGCACACCATCGGCAACGCGCGCTGGGAAGCGGGCAATGTCCGGGACGTGCTGGAGTACTTCTCGGCCGCCCCGGAACGGCTCTTCGGACGGCAGATCCCGGTGGCCGGCGGCATCGACATCACCTTCCGCGAGCCGCTGGGCGTGGTCGGGGTGATCGTGCCGTGGAACTTCCCCATGCCCATCGCGGGCTGGGCGATCGCGCCCGCGCTGGCGGCCGGCAACACCGTCGTGGTCAAGCCCGCGGAACTCACCCCGCTGACCGCCCTGCGGCTCGGCGAACTCGCGCTGCAGGCCGGGATCCCGGAAGGCGTGCTGCAGATCCTGCCGGGGGCCGGGCCGGTGGTCGGGCGCCGGTTCGTGGACAACCCGCAGGTGGCGAAGGTGGTGTTCACCGGGTCCGGGCGGGTCGGCAAGGAGATCATGGCCGGCTGCGCGGCCCAGGTGAAGCCGGTCACGCTGGAGTTGGGCGGCAAGTCCGCCAACATCGTCTTCGCCGACGCCGATCTGGAACGGGCCGCTGCCGCCGCACCGGCCGCGGTCTTCGACAACGCCGGGCAGGACTGCTGCGCCCGGACCCGGATCCTGGTCGAGCGCGGTGCCTTCGACCGTTTCATGGAACTGCTCGAACCCGCGGTCCGTGACTGGCGGGTCGGCGATCCGGGGGATCCCGAGAGCCGGATGGGGCCGCTGATCTCCGCCGCGCACCGCGAGAAGGTCGCCTCCTATGTGCCGGACGACGCACCGGTCGCCTTCCGCGGGACGGCGCCCGAGGGCCCGGGATTCTGGTTCCCGCCCACCGTGCTGGCGCCGGTCACCGTGGACGCTCCCGCCTTCCGCGAGGAGATCTTCGGGCCTGTGGTGACGGTGCTGCTCTTCGAGGACGAGGCGGACGCGGTCCGGATCGCCAACGACACGGCGTACGGGCTCTCCGGCTCGATCTGGACCCAGAACCTGGGACGGGCGCTGCGGGTCGCCCGCGGTGTGGAGAGCGGCAACCTCTCGGTCAACTCCCACTCCTCGGTGCGCTACTCCACGCCGTTCGGCGGCTTCAAGCAGTCGGGCCTGGGGCGCGAACTCGGACCGGACGCGCTGGACGCCTTCACCGAGGTCAAGAACGTCTTCATCGCCACCGACTGA
- a CDS encoding dynamin family protein, giving the protein MDVRPELLDALSALRDRVDAARFPFPLPGAARARRSREELLAQLDDYLVPRLKAPEAPLLAVVGGSTGAGKSTLVNSLVGRRVSVSGVLRPTTRTPVLVCHPEDRAWFADPRVLPRLARSWAVRQRSRADEDGHDRAEQERAELRLETDDSLPRGLALLDAPDIDSLVTRNRELAAELICAADIWILVTTASRYADAVSWHLLRTAKEYEVSLATVLDRVPHQIADDVSGHYAALLTKAGLGDVPRFTVPELPESAGGGGLLPQTTVAALRAWLVHCAEDPAARQHAARRTMTGALDSLRVRLPGLADASAAQHAAALRLARAAEESYEQAATRIDAAISAGAPLAGEALALWRGYPACGPKALQYALVEELAALLRTETDAADDRIREAWQRDRAGAALLDEPTTRPDRDGVAVAARIDKQARRWHRRLTDLARAEARAVRAGRGTDRPPADPHDLAALLATALLGGRPDGSIAGERLAETIGAQAALRLQDAAGSALESTVAGLLRSERERRVAPVYGYDVTAGQQSALIAALSHLQKERGSE; this is encoded by the coding sequence TTGGACGTACGGCCCGAGCTGCTTGACGCGCTGTCCGCACTGCGTGACCGTGTCGACGCCGCACGCTTCCCCTTCCCGTTGCCCGGAGCTGCCCGGGCCCGCCGCAGCCGTGAGGAACTGCTGGCCCAGCTGGACGACTACCTGGTACCCCGGCTGAAAGCCCCGGAAGCGCCACTGCTCGCCGTGGTGGGCGGTTCGACGGGCGCGGGGAAGTCCACGCTGGTGAACTCCCTCGTCGGCCGGCGGGTCAGCGTCTCCGGCGTACTGCGGCCGACCACCCGTACCCCGGTCCTGGTCTGCCATCCCGAGGACCGCGCCTGGTTCGCCGACCCCCGGGTGCTGCCGCGACTGGCCCGCTCCTGGGCCGTGCGGCAGCGCTCCCGCGCGGACGAGGACGGACACGACCGGGCCGAGCAGGAGCGGGCCGAACTCCGGCTGGAAACCGACGACTCCCTGCCCCGCGGCCTCGCCCTCCTGGACGCCCCCGACATCGACTCCCTCGTCACGCGCAACCGGGAACTGGCCGCCGAACTCATCTGCGCCGCCGACATCTGGATCCTCGTCACCACCGCCTCCCGCTACGCCGACGCCGTCTCCTGGCACCTGCTGCGCACCGCAAAGGAGTACGAGGTCAGCCTCGCCACCGTGCTCGATCGGGTGCCCCACCAGATCGCGGATGACGTCAGCGGTCACTACGCGGCCCTGCTGACCAAGGCCGGCCTCGGCGACGTGCCACGCTTCACCGTCCCGGAACTGCCCGAGTCCGCGGGCGGCGGCGGCCTGCTCCCGCAGACCACGGTCGCCGCGCTGCGCGCCTGGCTGGTGCACTGCGCCGAGGACCCGGCCGCCCGGCAGCACGCCGCCCGCCGCACCATGACCGGCGCACTCGACTCCCTGCGCGTCCGCTTGCCGGGCCTCGCCGACGCCTCCGCCGCCCAGCACGCCGCGGCCCTGCGGCTGGCCCGGGCCGCGGAGGAGTCCTACGAGCAGGCCGCCACCCGGATCGACGCGGCCATCAGTGCCGGCGCGCCGCTGGCCGGGGAGGCGCTCGCCCTTTGGCGGGGCTATCCGGCCTGCGGGCCCAAGGCCCTCCAGTACGCCCTGGTGGAGGAGTTGGCCGCGCTGCTGCGTACTGAGACCGACGCCGCCGACGACCGCATCCGCGAGGCATGGCAGCGTGACCGGGCGGGCGCCGCGCTGCTCGACGAACCGACCACCCGGCCGGACCGCGACGGTGTGGCCGTCGCGGCCCGGATCGACAAGCAGGCACGCCGCTGGCACCGGCGTCTCACCGATCTCGCCCGGGCCGAGGCCCGCGCCGTCCGCGCCGGTCGCGGCACCGATCGCCCCCCGGCCGACCCGCACGATCTGGCCGCACTTCTCGCCACCGCGCTGCTCGGTGGCCGCCCCGACGGCAGCATCGCCGGGGAACGGCTCGCCGAAACGATCGGCGCCCAGGCCGCCCTCCGCCTCCAGGACGCCGCGGGCAGTGCCCTGGAGAGCACCGTCGCCGGCCTCCTGCGGTCCGAGCGGGAGCGCAGAGTCGCCCCGGTCTACGGCTACGACGTCACCGCAGGACAGCAGTCCGCACTGATCGCCGCCCTGTCCCACTTGCAGAAGGAGAGGGGATCCGAGTGA
- a CDS encoding 3-oxoacyl-ACP reductase: protein MSERLQDRVAVITGAGSGIGLASARRLAAEGAKVVCADIDERAGNAAAQEVGGLFVRVDVAAEAEVEALYEAAVAAYGSVDIAFNNAGISPPEDDSILTTGLDAWRRVQDVNLTSVYLCCKYAIGHMRRQGKGSIINTASFVAVMGAATSQISYTASKGGVLAMSRELGVQFAREGIRVNALCPGPVNTPLLQELFAKDPKRAARRLVHIPLGRFAEPEEIAAAVAFLASDDSSFMTASQFLVDGGISGAYVTPL, encoded by the coding sequence ATGTCCGAACGTCTTCAGGACCGCGTCGCCGTCATCACCGGCGCCGGCAGCGGCATCGGCCTGGCCTCCGCCCGCCGGCTGGCCGCCGAAGGCGCGAAGGTGGTCTGCGCCGACATCGACGAGCGGGCCGGCAACGCGGCGGCGCAGGAGGTCGGCGGGTTGTTCGTACGGGTCGACGTGGCCGCGGAGGCCGAGGTCGAGGCGCTGTACGAGGCGGCCGTGGCCGCGTACGGCAGCGTGGACATCGCCTTCAACAACGCGGGGATCTCGCCGCCGGAGGACGACTCCATCCTCACCACCGGACTGGACGCCTGGCGCCGGGTCCAGGACGTCAACCTGACCTCGGTCTACCTGTGCTGCAAGTACGCGATCGGGCACATGCGGCGCCAGGGCAAGGGCTCGATCATCAACACCGCCTCCTTTGTGGCGGTGATGGGCGCGGCGACCTCGCAGATCTCCTACACCGCGTCCAAGGGCGGTGTCCTGGCGATGTCGCGCGAGCTGGGCGTCCAGTTCGCCCGGGAGGGCATCCGGGTCAACGCGCTGTGTCCGGGGCCGGTCAACACCCCACTGCTCCAGGAGCTGTTCGCCAAGGACCCCAAGCGCGCGGCCCGCCGGCTGGTCCACATCCCCCTGGGCCGGTTCGCCGAACCCGAGGAGATCGCAGCCGCGGTCGCCTTCCTCGCCAGCGACGACTCCTCGTTCATGACCGCCTCCCAATTCCTGGTCGACGGCGGCATCTCGGGCGCCTACGTGACGCCGCTGTAG
- a CDS encoding UdgX family uracil-DNA binding protein (This protein belongs to the uracil DNA glycosylase superfamily, members of which act in excision repair of DNA. However, it belongs more specifically to UdgX branch, whose founding member was found to bind uracil in DNA (where it does not belong), without cleaving it, appears to promote DNA repair by a pathway involving RecA, rather than base excision.) — protein MSRPQAEDGSGYDATPYLPSRGGLAAHRKAAADCRGCPLFGPATRTVFGEGPSGARLMLVGEEPGDQEDRQGRPFVGPAGRLLHKALEAAGLGDEPAYLTNAVKHFSFTERGKRRIHKPPTLREVSACTPWLDAELRLIRPKVVVALGATAGRALFGASFRVTKDRGKPLQLPADERARAVATPHPSAVLRSDDREEAYAALVADLRVAAELLS, from the coding sequence ATGAGCCGGCCACAGGCCGAGGACGGCTCCGGATACGACGCGACCCCGTATCTGCCCTCGCGCGGCGGGCTTGCCGCCCACCGCAAGGCTGCCGCCGACTGCCGGGGCTGCCCGTTGTTCGGCCCGGCGACCCGGACCGTCTTCGGAGAGGGGCCGTCCGGCGCGCGGCTGATGCTGGTCGGGGAGGAACCGGGGGACCAGGAGGACCGGCAGGGCCGGCCGTTCGTCGGTCCGGCCGGGCGGTTGCTGCACAAGGCACTGGAGGCGGCCGGACTCGGCGACGAACCGGCCTATCTCACCAACGCGGTGAAGCACTTCTCCTTCACCGAACGCGGCAAGCGCCGCATCCACAAACCGCCGACCCTGCGGGAGGTCTCCGCCTGCACGCCCTGGCTCGACGCGGAGCTGCGCCTGATCCGCCCGAAGGTCGTGGTGGCTCTCGGCGCAACCGCAGGGCGGGCTCTGTTCGGTGCCTCCTTCCGTGTCACCAAGGACCGCGGCAAGCCGCTGCAGCTCCCCGCCGACGAGCGGGCGCGTGCGGTGGCGACCCCGCACCCGTCGGCGGTCCTGCGCTCGGACGACCGCGAAGAGGCCTACGCGGCGCTGGTCGCCGATCTCCGGGTGGCGGCGGAGCTGCTGTCCTGA
- a CDS encoding CsbD family protein yields MSDSDKTNAKTQAKTDQAKGKVKETVGRAVGNEELEAEGRGDQAKGDLRQAGEKAKDAAKDVFKH; encoded by the coding sequence ATGAGCGACAGCGACAAGACCAACGCGAAGACGCAGGCCAAGACCGATCAGGCCAAGGGCAAGGTCAAGGAGACCGTGGGCCGCGCGGTCGGCAACGAGGAACTCGAAGCCGAGGGCCGCGGCGACCAGGCCAAGGGCGACCTCCGCCAGGCCGGCGAGAAGGCCAAGGACGCCGCGAAGGACGTTTTCAAGCACTGA